CTCCTTCGCATAAAGAAGACAATTCGTGCTGTATAATTAATGATATAGGGATCACCAATCCCACAAACCAAAGACCCCCAAGCCAGGTAATAAATAAGAACAAAGCCGCAGCGGGTACCGCAAAAAGAATACGCTTAGTCAGTTCACTCACAGCTTATCTACTCTTCTTCACCTTTATTATCAATCTCAGTCTGAGCTAATATTTCCCGCGCTTCCTCTTCATACTCATTGGGGACATAAAGGTATACCAATGCGGTTTCTCCCACATTGAGACTTAAAGCTGAATCTCGCTTTGATAAAATATTGGCTGGTATATCCTGATCAGCCAGATGTTCTTTAGCCATTTCAATTTCATATTCTGTACCTGCCTCCATAATGCAGGCCCAGTTCTCAATTTCATTGGGATCGGCTTCATTAAACATAAGAACTCCGTTTTGTATTTCCTTTTTTGTTGTACTGCATGTACATGAAATATACAATAAAACCGCTTATTACCAGACTCGGAATTACTGCTTCTATAGGCGGCATTGTTTCCGGTGTTATTTCGGCAAAAGCAGAATCGGGATAGTAGGTTCCTACCAGTACGCTTCCCCCATTATTTACCAAGTGGGCAACCATCGCCGGTATAATACTGCGTGACGTCCATGTTATAAAAGCAAAAACCATCCCTAGTGTTGCCAGTGGTAATAGGTTTGTAGGCTGTACATGATACATACCAAAGAAAAGCCCCGAAACTATTATTGCAGGCCATATTCCCCAGCTCTTTTCAAAAGCACGCAAAACATACCCTCTATACAAAACTTCCTCACAAATAGCCGGTACCAAGGCCACATGAAAAAGAGTTAACCAGATAAGATGATCTCCTTTTAGAAAGTCCTCAATCATCTGCATCTGGGTATTTTGCATTTCACTCAGGAACTCAGGAGTCGGTACCATAGCATTAAGCCATGATAACAACCATATAAAAGGTTGAATGGCAAATATTAATGCAATAGTTAATATGATTTTTTTAGGAGTATCCGAATGAAACTTAAACCGAAAAAAAGAAGAGCGATCTTCAGAAGAAGTATGAAGGCGTGCAAAAAACCAGGTAGCTAACCCAAGGAATAGAATTTGCCCCGTAGAATTGCCAATAAACAAAAGATCGATGTTTTCCGTGACTAGCTGTTCTATCTGTGTAGGATCAAATACACCTCCTTGCTGCCATAAAATTAATAGTATTCCTACAAGGTTCGCAGTTACCTGAAATAAAACAAAGGCACCGATAATCCAAAGGATTGCCAGTGCCCAGTTAGCAAAACCATTTCGTTCTGCCCAAGAAGTATACTGTTCTTCACTCATCAAAAAAATATAGTCTCAAATTGGCAAATCTGTTTATTGCCAGAATAAACGATTATCCCTCGTCTTTGCCAAATATTTTAGCACCTAGCATCCCTGTTAAAAGATTGAGGATACCATATAATGGAATTCCCCAAAGAAGCTGACTGGAGATATTATGCTGATCGCGAAGACCTTCGGCTACCATATCAATCATTTGTTGCTTCTGCTCTTCAGGCATATCCATCGCTTCATAATTAGCAATGGTGCTATCTATCATCTGCTGAACCATGTCGGGATCTACAAACTCCCATACTTTACCTAGAGCTATTTGAATAACTACCATAACAATTCCTACCAAAAATCCAATCAAAGCACCTCTTCCCAGTGAGATTGCAATATCATATTCTTTTGCATAATGCCAGGTTCCCAACATACCCCCGAAGGCCCCGACTAAACAGGCGAGAATTCCAATCATCTGTCCAGGTGAAAACATTGAACCCGTAGGTTCAGAATTAATAGTTGCATAACTTACGATTAATGATAGCGCGAATAAAATAATCCCAAATATAATACCGGCTGTACCTACAGATGTCCAATATGACGGTTGTTCACCAGCTGTTTGTTGTGATTCTTCCATGGTTCATTCCCTTAGATTTAATTTTAGTTATAAAAAATTCTCTTGAAAAGATTAATGTTACCGTTGCCCCCAACAGGATACCCAACACCAATCGAGAGAGAAGCGTATTTTGCCAAAATCCAAGCATATTTCCAACAACATCAATAAAATTTAATATAAGTACTGAAAGTGCTAATTTTTTGGGAGATAGAGATTTAGGAAATGTCCAGCTATTCCAAATGGGCATAGCAATCCAACACATTGCAAATGCAGCATAGATCCCGAAACACCGGCTACAAACAGCCATAGGCTGCCCATTAATCCAAAATGAACGTTCAGGAATTTGATGGCATAACATCTGAAAGGCTTGATGTTGCCATTGTAAAAACCAAAATGAGTCTTGCCTAAATAATCCCCCTCCCATGGCAACAACTACTATTCCACAGCTCAATAACAATACTAAAAGGTAAAGTTTTTGCTGCTTGAATTGCATGAGTTTAGGAATTAGATGGCAGATTTCAGATTATTAATAAAATCAGCGGGAGCACGGCACGGCTTTCGGTTTTCTTCCTTCATAAAGCAAAGTGATACCTGTCCAATAATATGTGGCGATTCCCTTCTTCTGGTATACACCTCATAATAGGTTTTGAGTTTTACCGTAGGAACCTCGAAAAGTAATACCTTGATTTTCATTAACTCATCATAGAAAACAGGGGCTTTATAGTCAACCTCAGTATGAATAACCGGAAGCATTATCCCATTTTCTTCAAGCTTTGTATATGGAAATCCCAGTGACCGAATCATTTCGGTACGCGATTCCTCAAAATACTCCAGATAGCGACCATAATACACATAACCCATCTGATCAGTTTCACCATACCGACTTCTCAGGCTATGCGTATATTCATATATCGATGGTTTTTCAGGGAACAAGGTATCCTACTTTTTCTTGGCTTTTGATGCCGTTTGCCACTCTCCCATACTGGCATATTTTTCGATACGGTTTTCAACCAGTTCTTCTGGGGACATTTTCTTTAGACGTTCCAAAGATTCCAGCAACTGTTCTTTAACCGCCTCTGCTGATTGGTCGGGATCACGATGGGCACCACCAAGCGGCTCCCCAATTATTCCATCAATAATATCCATCTCTTCAAGATCCGGGGCCGTTAATTTCAATACCGCTGCAGCCTGTTCTTTATAATCCCAGGTTTTCCATAGAATAGAAGAACAGGATTCAGGAGAGATAACGGAATACCAGGTATTTTCCATCATATAAACTTCGTTACCCATACCGATACCTATAGCACCACCACTGGCGCCTTCTCCTATTACCACAGAAATAATAGGTACCTTCAGAGTTGCCATCATTTTAAGATTTTTAGCAATGGCCTCAGCCTGTCCACGCTCTTCTGCTTCTAAACCGGGATAGGCACCGGGCGTATCCAAAAGCGTAATCACCGGAATATCAAATTTTTCTCCCAGCTTCATCAGACGGTGAGCTTTTCGATAACCTTCTGGATTTGCCATTCCAAATCGACGATACTGTCGGCTTTCGGTATCACGGCCTTTTTGGTGCCCCATAATAACTACTGACTGCCCGTCAATAGTAGCAAAGCCCCCTACAATCGCCTTATCGTCGCTGTGGTAACGATCACCATGGATCTCAACAAAGTTCTCAGTTATTTTATAGATATAGTCGAGCGTATAAGGACGTTCAGGATGTCGAGCTAATTGAACGCGCTGCCAACGTGTTAAATTAGAAAAAATAGATTCACGCAGTTCATCAACACGTTTTTCGAGGCGTTCAATCTCAGGTGTTAATACATCATCATCCGTAATAGAAAGTTCGCTGAGCTCTTTAATTTTCATTTCGAGATCAGCAATAGGTTGTTCAAAGTCTAAATACTCCATACAATTGATTTATCGCTTAAAAAGTCCGTTCAAATATAAGAACTAATGCTGAGATATTAAGAACTTATCTCCATCTTCTACAGGGTTCCCAAGATGCTTTGAATTTTTAATGTCCATACCCTCCATATCGCTTCCCATACTATTCCTTTTGACATTTTTGAGACTCCTTCTTCACGCTCACGAAAAATTATTGCAACTTCTCTAAGAGTAAAACCGGCCTGCCAGGCTCTAAAATGAAGTTCAATCTGGAAAGCATAACCGTTAGATTTTATACCGTCTACAGAAATATGTTCCAATACATTTCTGTGGATACATTTGAAACCAGCTGTGGTATCGAATATTGGGAGCCCCGTAATAAAACGGGCATATAAGTTAGCACTATATGAGAGGATTAATCGACTTAGAGGCCAGTTAATAATACTGATACCATCAGCATAACGAGAACCGATGGCTACGTCTGCATCCCCATTCTTTACCTTATCTACCAAACGTGGAAGATCTTTCGGATCATGTGAAAAGTCAGCATCCATCTCACAAATATATTCGTACGCATGTACCAAGGCATATTTAAAACCTCTCACGTAAGCTGTTCCCAGCCCTAACTTTCCGGATCGTTCAATTAGATGTAAACGTTCCGCATATTTCTTTTGATGGTCTTTAACAATCTGAGCCGTCCCATCGGGGGACCCATCATCCACTATAAGAAGGTGCATAGATGAATCTAATCCCATCACCTGTTCTATTAAACGAGGCACATTATGAGATTCGTTATAAGTGGGTACAATTACTAATGTCTTATCAGACATAATACTTTAGAAATAACTCTTTACTAATAATGGCTTTACTAAGCGCTAAGGATACAAAAATGTTCCTTAAGGTTACATCAAATATTTTATTAATTTCCAGCCTAATATTATCAACAATACTGAAAACTCATAATCCAATATATTTTTGTTTGATTTAAAAAAGACGGACGCTTCAACGAAAGCACGACTTGGAACCTTAACGACTGACCATGGAGAAATATCGACCCCTATTTTTATGCCTGTAGGCACACTGGCATCTGTTAAAGCAGTTAAACAGGATGATCTGAAAGAAAAAATTAAGGCTCAAATCATACTCGGTAATACCTATCACCTTTATTTGCGCCCCGGCTGCGATATTATGGAAAGTGCAGGCGGATTGCACTCTTTTATGAATTGGGACCGTCCGATTCTAACTGATTCCGGAGGATACCAGGTGTTCTCCCTTTCTGATAATCGAGAACTTACCGAAGAAGGAGCAGAGTTCAAAAGCCACCTCGATGGGTCTAAGCATATGTTTACCCCTGAAAACGTGGTTGATATTCAGCGTACGCTGGGTTCGGATATTATGATGGTTCTGGATGAATGTCCGCCCTATCCTTGCAGTTACGAATATGCCAAAGAATCGATGGAGTTAACCCATCGGTGGGAAAAACGGGGACGGGAAGCGTTCTTAAACACCGATCCCAAGTATGTACACACACAAGCCCAGTTCGGAATTGTGCAGGGCAGTACTTTTGAAGATCTTCGTATTGAATCAGCTAAGCGAGTGACCGATATGGATTTTGAAGGGATTGCAATCGGAGGGCTCAGTGTAGGAGAACCTACAGATTTAATGTATGAGATGACTGATTTAAATACCGACTACCTACCGGAGGAAAAGCCCCGTTATCTAATGGGCGTGGGCAAACCCGCTAATCTGTTACATTGCATTGCTCGCGGGGTAGATATGTTTGATTGTGTACTTCCAACACGAAATGCCCGTAATGGTCAGATATTTACTAAAAATGGTTATGTCAATATTTCCAATGCTAAGTGGAAAAATCATCATGAACCTTTAGACCCTGACTTTCAAAGTGATTTATGCTCAAAATATAAAATGTCGTATATCCATCACCTTTTCCGTAATAATGAACTGCTTGGACTTGAATTAGCATCTCTCCACAATCTAACCTTCTATCTATGGCTTATGGATGAAGTAAAAGAGCGTATTGCAAATAATACATTTGCGAATTGGTATAAAGATATGGCGAATCGGGTTGGTCGGAAGATCTGAAAACCTCTCAAAATAAAGGTTGTTTTGAGAGCAAATTAAGTTCATGTTTTATCTAAGTACGAATTTTTATTTCTAACAATATTACTTGCCATTGAATATATCCCAATTAAAAAATAGAATCCAAAAGTGCTAAGGGCAAAGGTAACAATAAAATTCAGCAGTGTACTATCCCACATACCTACTATAGCTTTCATGATGGGAAGCAAAAATAGCCAAGCGAATAAAATTGTGGAACCTATCGGGTATCCATTTCTTATCAAAAATCGATTCCAATCTGATTCAAACTTTGATTTCCGAAATCGAAACACTAAAAAACTTGAAACGATAAAAAACAAAACAAAATATCCTTCCAGTACTATTATCGCTATTTCAGCCGATCGATCATAACCGATTGATATAAAAGTTATAACAATACCAATAATTACAAATGGTGAAAGTAGAAAAAATAGATGCCTTGAAGTATTCATTTTAATATGCCCTATCACAAATTTTACATGCGGCAAATTATTATATTTCTAATTGCTTTCTCAAGGAAAATTACCCGTTCCTCATCAACTATAACTCAAAATGTATCCCAAAAGATGCTTAGAAATATCAACTATAACTATTCTTATTGAGTATGTTTTTCTAACCACTCTTTGTGCCTCTTATATTGATTTAAATATAAACTCACACCTCCAGAAGTTGCACCCGCAGCACCACTGAATGCAAAATCGCCTGCTGCTGCATAATAACCTAGTCGAGAAGTAGTTCCCAACATTCCCATAGCCGCTCCCATTGCAGCAGCTCCTCCAATTACAGTCCCGTCAGGTTCAAAGCTTCAATCTGAAGCAACATGATTATCTTTTGCATCCTCAGTATCACAAGGATTATCTACTTTTAAAAGAAATAAAGCAGGTCTATGCAAGTTTGCATATTGAATTCTACCCTTATACGACTGCAATTCTGTTAATTCATCTTTGACCTGATGTAAATTTTTTACAAAAGTAACGACAGATTCCGATATTCCAGTAATAGTTGCGAATTCTTTACCAGATAACTCGTATTTTGTTTGATAATCTTTAGAAAGGGTCTTCAGTTCTGATGTATATTCAGAAACCTTTTTATTTTTTTGCATTAAATAACTGTTTGACCTCCCTCAAAATTGTTTTTCTATTTTCGAGAATGCGGTATCTGCTTCCTTGCTTTCTAATAATAACCTAAAAGCTGTTGTATTTTTTCCTTGAGCTTTTAACCGGTTTGCTTTAGCCAGATATTTTTCTAATCCAAACTTCTGGTTATTTAAAATTTCCGATTTATTGATCTTCAATTTGGAGGGCTAAACCTCAAATACTTTATTAAGTATTTTGTTGGAATCACCCGATTTTTAGCCTATAACTAGCTTTAATTCGATCACTATACATCGTAGTTAAATTTGATACACTACTTTGATACTCACTTTTATCTATTTCTTTAACTGTTTGATTTATTATTGCTTCATCCCTCTCATTATTCAATTCACGTTTCTCAATATAAAATCCATCACAAGAAACGAATAGAATAACTAATAGAATTATTGATATTTTTCTTAAATACATAAATCCACTCTTATTAATCTCTCTTCATTAAGTAATGATTTAATTACATTTTTTTCCAATTTCAACCATTATTTGATCTAATCTTAGAAGGGCGTTCCACTTAACTAGTAAAAGATAAGACCCACATACTAAACACCATCAGGTATTCAGGGGTTTACAATAAATATATACATAAACAAGAAAGCCCTTCATGCGGGGCATGAAGGGCCGTAGTCAAAAAAAAGAGAGCAGTCGGGGACCTACGCTTCCGCCCGGAGGGCAGTACCATCGGCGCTGCAGGGCTTAACGGCCGTGTTCGGG
Above is a window of Fodinibius saliphilus DNA encoding:
- a CDS encoding putative signal transducing protein yields the protein MFNEADPNEIENWACIMEAGTEYEIEMAKEHLADQDIPANILSKRDSALSLNVGETALVYLYVPNEYEEEAREILAQTEIDNKGEEE
- a CDS encoding CPBP family intramembrane glutamic endopeptidase; its protein translation is MSEEQYTSWAERNGFANWALAILWIIGAFVLFQVTANLVGILLILWQQGGVFDPTQIEQLVTENIDLLFIGNSTGQILFLGLATWFFARLHTSSEDRSSFFRFKFHSDTPKKIILTIALIFAIQPFIWLLSWLNAMVPTPEFLSEMQNTQMQMIEDFLKGDHLIWLTLFHVALVPAICEEVLYRGYVLRAFEKSWGIWPAIIVSGLFFGMYHVQPTNLLPLATLGMVFAFITWTSRSIIPAMVAHLVNNGGSVLVGTYYPDSAFAEITPETMPPIEAVIPSLVISGFIVYFMYMQYNKKGNTKRSSYV
- a CDS encoding DUF4199 domain-containing protein, encoding MEESQQTAGEQPSYWTSVGTAGIIFGIILFALSLIVSYATINSEPTGSMFSPGQMIGILACLVGAFGGMLGTWHYAKEYDIAISLGRGALIGFLVGIVMVVIQIALGKVWEFVDPDMVQQMIDSTIANYEAMDMPEEQKQQMIDMVAEGLRDQHNISSQLLWGIPLYGILNLLTGMLGAKIFGKDEG
- a CDS encoding DUF2085 domain-containing protein — encoded protein: MQFKQQKLYLLVLLLSCGIVVVAMGGGLFRQDSFWFLQWQHQAFQMLCHQIPERSFWINGQPMAVCSRCFGIYAAFAMCWIAMPIWNSWTFPKSLSPKKLALSVLILNFIDVVGNMLGFWQNTLLSRLVLGILLGATVTLIFSREFFITKIKSKGMNHGRITTNSW
- a CDS encoding acyl-CoA thioesterase, with the protein product MFPEKPSIYEYTHSLRSRYGETDQMGYVYYGRYLEYFEESRTEMIRSLGFPYTKLEENGIMLPVIHTEVDYKAPVFYDELMKIKVLLFEVPTVKLKTYYEVYTRRRESPHIIGQVSLCFMKEENRKPCRAPADFINNLKSAI
- a CDS encoding acetyl-CoA carboxylase carboxyltransferase subunit alpha produces the protein MEYLDFEQPIADLEMKIKELSELSITDDDVLTPEIERLEKRVDELRESIFSNLTRWQRVQLARHPERPYTLDYIYKITENFVEIHGDRYHSDDKAIVGGFATIDGQSVVIMGHQKGRDTESRQYRRFGMANPEGYRKAHRLMKLGEKFDIPVITLLDTPGAYPGLEAEERGQAEAIAKNLKMMATLKVPIISVVIGEGASGGAIGIGMGNEVYMMENTWYSVISPESCSSILWKTWDYKEQAAAVLKLTAPDLEEMDIIDGIIGEPLGGAHRDPDQSAEAVKEQLLESLERLKKMSPEELVENRIEKYASMGEWQTASKAKKK
- a CDS encoding polyprenol monophosphomannose synthase, whose protein sequence is MSDKTLVIVPTYNESHNVPRLIEQVMGLDSSMHLLIVDDGSPDGTAQIVKDHQKKYAERLHLIERSGKLGLGTAYVRGFKYALVHAYEYICEMDADFSHDPKDLPRLVDKVKNGDADVAIGSRYADGISIINWPLSRLILSYSANLYARFITGLPIFDTTAGFKCIHRNVLEHISVDGIKSNGYAFQIELHFRAWQAGFTLREVAIIFREREEGVSKMSKGIVWEAIWRVWTLKIQSILGTL
- the tgt gene encoding tRNA guanosine(34) transglycosylase Tgt; this encodes MFDLKKTDASTKARLGTLTTDHGEISTPIFMPVGTLASVKAVKQDDLKEKIKAQIILGNTYHLYLRPGCDIMESAGGLHSFMNWDRPILTDSGGYQVFSLSDNRELTEEGAEFKSHLDGSKHMFTPENVVDIQRTLGSDIMMVLDECPPYPCSYEYAKESMELTHRWEKRGREAFLNTDPKYVHTQAQFGIVQGSTFEDLRIESAKRVTDMDFEGIAIGGLSVGEPTDLMYEMTDLNTDYLPEEKPRYLMGVGKPANLLHCIARGVDMFDCVLPTRNARNGQIFTKNGYVNISNAKWKNHHEPLDPDFQSDLCSKYKMSYIHHLFRNNELLGLELASLHNLTFYLWLMDEVKERIANNTFANWYKDMANRVGRKI